Below is a window of Octopus sinensis unplaced genomic scaffold, ASM634580v1 Contig09176, whole genome shotgun sequence DNA.
gtttgttatatttttgtcacAGAACAATTCTCATTTGTTCTAATTTTCTTCCCCTCTTGTTTTAAGAAAATAGCAAACTCACTTCCGTGAGGTTGCGAAACAGTACTCAGTATTACGAATAAGTTAGGTTATCAAATAACCCAATAAACACTCTACATTTCGTAAAACTACAGAATGatcttcaaatatttaaatagGGAAGAAATTCAATGGTCACATATATACAGCATCAAAACGAAGACGAGCTTAGTTTACATAAACCAAGGACACCCCCACGTTAAAAGGAAGTTATAGTAACATATGACATGATTCATAGAGattcatagaaatatttttgacGTACACTGATGAAGTTTGCATTGATGTAATCTGAGGAGGACATCTCGTCAGGTTGAAGCCTAACACGTGAATGGTCGTCTGAAATATGCAgcgaagatatatttattttaacgaagaaatatttagaaagacATTAGTTATATCGGCAAGAAGTATAATTTACAATGGAATCTAAAAACTACCAAAAAATGCTTAAATTAGGAAAAACGTTACCAATAAGTGAAATTATACATCTCTTTTGCGATTATATTTTGTTGTCAGATTTACACgcggtatgtttatatatatatatatatatatatatatatatatatatatgtatatttctatgcatgCCACGACTTAGCAGCTTTAATCGGTGCTTAAattcatgaaatatataaaacatatataaacgaAGTAATCGACATTATGTGAATTACTCCGAGCATAGAAGGGCAGTATAATGGAAGAGCTTTGTCAAGCTGGAATAATATCTAGATTTTTCACAACAAAGGCGcacattttatttcaattctttgATGGATATGATACcgtaaatacaaaaacataaatcCATATTTACAAGGCAGTATCGTTTTATAGCGATTCTTCTTTGTATTCTCAGGTTTTGTTGCTTCAGTATAAGGCAGTGGTAAGGTCTTTGGCAGTCTCTGTGAAAATAAGAAAACGATAGCTGTACATTTTAACAATGTTATAAATAATAAGACTAAATTTCAGTAAATGAGACATAACAGACATTTTGTTAGTGGACACAAAACAAAGAATCTAAGAAATAACAGTGAttaatattactaaatatatagtTGTGAAAAGCTATTAACAATATGTTTAGTGACAAAATGATTTCAGATATGGGAGCAGTTTTGAGTGGAAATGATAAGTCGGTACAATGTTCCTTCGATACTTGATTGCTGTTTTATTTAATCACTCccaaaaagaggaaaggcaaacaaCAACTCGGTGGGATTTGAGCCCATAGCATAAAGTATCGGAAGAAATAATGCAAGGCAGATTTATTCGAAgcctctgccagctcaccggtcTTGTGCTACAATAGTGATAAGGGATCgctgttttctattttctattttaaaatagaaaattatttctataacactgttttctatttcaaaattttgttgcaattgttttcgtaGTTGGTTAACTGATGTAGTTTACTATGCTGAATTAACACACCACCTTCCAATTCTATTGATACATTAAATTTATACTGACACTAATAAGAATAATGCAACATTATTACAATAAAGTGGtttacaaatgaaaatgaaattaacatattcataaaaatagTCGCTGACCAAGAACTCATCATTAAACGGCTCCACTTCTTGTTTCTTCTCAGAGACGTATTTCTGCAGATTTGACTTGAACAAAGTGTTGGCAATGTTCACGTATATACTTTCGGTTTCGTTCAGCTGGATTTCTTCACAGAGATGTGGTATAAAGAATGACAAAGATTAATAAAGATTAATAAGAAAGAATTGCACATATGGTTATACgacgcttctttcaatttctgcttacCATAACCACTCGCAAGGCCCTCGTCAGccggaagctatagtaaaagCTAGTTGTCCAAGTTGCCATTCAACTCTGAACCATGCCTGTgtcggtatatgtatataaatataattaagtagAAAGCAGAAAGATAGCAGTTCGCATTAT
It encodes the following:
- the LOC115228021 gene encoding receptor-type tyrosine-protein phosphatase alpha, translating into MKYFCNSFRKFRGKIPIAKRDQKIRKIPENKYAGAIPEDTEIQLNETESIYVNIANTLFKSNLQKYVSEKKQEVEPFNDEFLRLPKTLPLPYTEATKPENTKKNRYKTILPYDHSRVRLQPDEMSSSDYINANFISNQRYIACQGPTQNTVTDFWRMVWQLKCNTIVMLTDIVENGKV